Proteins from a genomic interval of Caulobacter rhizosphaerae:
- a CDS encoding dihydroorotase, protein MTQTFDLIVRGGEVVNHAGRGFTDIGVRGGKIVAIGDLSQASADEVFDASGLTVLPGVIDSQVHFREPGLEWKEDLESGSRGAALGGVVAVFEMPNTEPTTTDPDALADKLARAKGRMHTDHAFYVGGTHENATFLGELERLPGCCGIKVFMGASTGSLLVQDDEGVENVLRHVNRRAAFHSEDEYRLAERRSLARPGDWTSHPEVRDAQAALQSTHRLVRIAKNLGKRIHVLHVTTHQEIDFLAQNKDVASVEVTPQHLTLVAPEAYERLKGFAQMNPPIRSAEHVAGIWHAIEAGVADVLGSDHAPHTREEKARPYPASPSGMPGVQTLVPIMLTHVVDGRLSLERFVDLTSHGVNRIFGLADKGRIAEGFDADFTIVDMKARRVITHDWMATRSGWTPFDGFEAKAWPVATIVRGTVVMRDDEIVAEGTGAPVRFLETLAG, encoded by the coding sequence ATGACCCAGACCTTCGACCTGATCGTGCGCGGCGGCGAGGTGGTCAACCACGCCGGCCGCGGCTTCACCGACATCGGCGTGCGCGGCGGCAAGATCGTCGCGATCGGCGACCTGTCCCAGGCCAGCGCCGACGAGGTGTTCGACGCCAGCGGCCTGACCGTGCTGCCCGGCGTGATCGACAGCCAGGTCCACTTTCGCGAGCCCGGCTTGGAGTGGAAGGAAGACCTGGAAAGCGGTTCGCGCGGTGCGGCCCTGGGCGGCGTGGTGGCGGTGTTCGAGATGCCCAACACCGAGCCGACCACCACCGACCCCGACGCCCTGGCTGACAAGCTTGCCCGCGCCAAGGGCCGCATGCACACCGACCACGCCTTCTATGTCGGCGGCACCCACGAGAACGCCACCTTCCTGGGCGAGCTGGAGCGCCTGCCGGGCTGCTGCGGCATCAAGGTGTTCATGGGCGCCTCGACCGGCAGCTTGCTGGTCCAGGACGACGAGGGCGTCGAGAACGTGCTGCGGCATGTGAACCGCCGCGCCGCCTTCCACTCCGAGGACGAGTACCGCCTGGCCGAGCGCCGCAGCCTGGCCCGTCCCGGCGACTGGACCAGCCACCCCGAGGTGCGCGACGCCCAGGCCGCCCTGCAATCGACCCACCGCCTGGTCCGCATCGCCAAGAACCTGGGCAAGCGCATCCACGTGCTGCACGTCACCACCCACCAGGAGATCGACTTCCTGGCCCAGAACAAGGACGTCGCCAGCGTCGAGGTCACGCCCCAGCACCTGACCCTGGTCGCGCCCGAGGCCTATGAGCGGCTGAAGGGCTTCGCCCAGATGAATCCGCCGATCCGCTCGGCCGAGCATGTGGCCGGCATCTGGCATGCCATCGAGGCGGGCGTCGCCGACGTGCTGGGCAGCGACCACGCCCCCCACACCCGCGAGGAAAAGGCCCGGCCCTATCCGGCCTCGCCCTCGGGCATGCCCGGCGTCCAGACCCTGGTGCCGATCATGCTGACTCACGTCGTGGACGGCCGGCTGAGCCTGGAGCGGTTCGTCGACCTGACCAGCCATGGCGTCAACCGGATCTTCGGCCTGGCCGACAAGGGCCGCATCGCCGAGGGCTTCGACGCCGACTTCACCATCGTCGACATGAAGGCCCGGCGCGTCATCACCCACGACTGGATGGCCACCCGCTCGGGCTGGACCCCGTTCGACGGCTTCGAGGCCAAGGCCTGGCCGGTGGCGACCATCGTGCGCGGGACCGTGGTCATGCGCGACGACGAGATCGTGGCGGAAGGGACGGGGGCGCCGGTAAGGTTCCTGGAGACGCTGGCGGGGTGA
- a CDS encoding YciI family protein codes for MKYLLMIYSSEAEWARPETDPIKPGVIAAHEALQAELRADGMAWLGARLVDTPSARTIAQTADGHVVHDGPFAETKEQLAGFYLVEAPDMAAAEAWARKIPQIPGGKVEIRAIAHDVG; via the coding sequence ATGAAGTACCTGCTGATGATCTATTCCAGCGAAGCCGAGTGGGCCCGGCCCGAGACCGATCCCATCAAGCCGGGCGTCATCGCGGCGCACGAAGCGCTGCAGGCGGAACTGCGGGCCGACGGCATGGCCTGGCTGGGCGCGCGACTGGTCGATACTCCGTCGGCTCGCACCATCGCCCAGACCGCCGACGGCCACGTGGTCCATGACGGACCGTTCGCGGAGACCAAGGAGCAGCTGGCCGGCTTCTACCTGGTCGAGGCGCCGGACATGGCCGCCGCCGAGGCCTGGGCGCGCAAGATCCCGCAGATCCCGGGCGGCAAGGTCGAGATCCGGGCGATCGCCCACGACGTCGGCTGA
- a CDS encoding YciI family protein yields the protein MQYALLIYEDETAYRDENGRAWQEIIVQHQAFAAELVEKGLLRGGAGLKTTNTATTVRRAGGQCGLHDGPFAESKEQLGGFYLIEAADLDEALAWARKLPLAGEGSVEVRPVIEGTT from the coding sequence ATGCAATACGCCCTGCTGATCTACGAGGACGAAACCGCCTATCGCGACGAGAACGGCCGCGCCTGGCAGGAAATCATCGTTCAGCACCAGGCCTTCGCCGCCGAGCTGGTCGAGAAGGGCCTGCTCCGGGGCGGGGCGGGCCTGAAGACCACCAACACCGCCACCACCGTGCGGCGGGCCGGCGGCCAGTGCGGCCTGCACGACGGGCCGTTCGCCGAGAGCAAGGAGCAGCTTGGCGGCTTCTACCTGATCGAGGCCGCCGATCTGGACGAAGCCCTGGCCTGGGCCCGCAAGCTGCCCCTGGCGGGCGAGGGCTCGGTCGAAGTCCGTCCGGTGATCGAAGGGACGACCTGA
- a CDS encoding RNA polymerase sigma factor, whose protein sequence is MARGLLDQAARAHGGRVIAALAAKFRDLDLAEEAFAEACLAAAQAWPQMGEGGDGEPRDPAAWLYSVAQRRALDMLRRRGVRTRLVPDPPTPPPSAEDAMIDDARLIPDERLRLIFVCCHPAVAPDARAALTLRLVCGLSTQEIARAFLVAEPTLAQRLVRAKRKIAEAGVAFQVPGPEAWPERIGAVLSTLEIAYAKAHEDAAGAGQHAGYAKEMLDLTAVLAELLPDEPECLAFAALVRYAEARRPARLDDGGAMTPLSEQDPTLWRRPLIDQGEALLHAAARCRRPGPRQLQAAIHAAWCARASLGEPAPWPTVLALYDALLRWRDDAVVRLNRAVAVAEVTGPVQALAEVDWLDSVAFRDFGPFHAVRADLLARLGRGDEAVAAYDRALALDPAPAERLWLERRRGQAAMR, encoded by the coding sequence ATGGCCAGGGGTCTCCTCGACCAGGCGGCGCGGGCGCACGGCGGGCGGGTGATCGCCGCCCTGGCCGCCAAGTTCCGCGACCTGGACCTGGCCGAGGAGGCCTTCGCCGAGGCCTGCCTGGCCGCCGCCCAGGCTTGGCCCCAGATGGGCGAGGGCGGGGACGGCGAGCCGCGCGATCCCGCCGCCTGGCTCTACAGCGTCGCCCAGCGGCGGGCGCTGGACATGCTGCGGCGGCGCGGGGTGCGGACCCGGCTGGTTCCCGACCCACCGACGCCGCCCCCCAGCGCGGAGGACGCCATGATCGACGACGCCCGCCTGATTCCGGACGAGCGGCTGCGGCTGATCTTCGTCTGCTGCCACCCGGCCGTGGCGCCCGACGCCCGCGCGGCCCTGACCCTGCGCCTGGTCTGCGGCCTGTCCACCCAGGAGATCGCCCGCGCCTTCTTGGTGGCCGAGCCGACCTTGGCCCAACGGCTGGTGCGGGCCAAGCGCAAGATCGCCGAGGCCGGCGTCGCCTTCCAGGTGCCCGGCCCCGAGGCGTGGCCCGAGCGGATCGGGGCGGTGCTGTCGACCCTGGAGATCGCCTACGCCAAGGCCCACGAGGATGCGGCCGGGGCGGGCCAGCACGCCGGCTACGCCAAGGAGATGCTGGACCTGACCGCCGTGCTGGCCGAGCTCTTGCCCGACGAGCCGGAGTGCCTGGCCTTCGCCGCCCTGGTCCGCTACGCCGAGGCCCGCCGCCCGGCGCGGCTGGACGACGGCGGGGCGATGACGCCGCTGTCCGAGCAGGACCCGACCCTGTGGCGGCGACCGTTGATCGACCAGGGCGAGGCCCTGCTGCACGCCGCCGCGCGCTGTCGTCGGCCAGGGCCGAGACAGCTGCAGGCGGCCATCCACGCGGCCTGGTGCGCCCGCGCCAGCCTGGGCGAGCCCGCGCCCTGGCCCACGGTGCTGGCCCTCTACGACGCTCTGCTGCGGTGGCGCGACGACGCGGTGGTGCGGCTGAACCGCGCCGTGGCGGTGGCTGAGGTGACGGGCCCGGTCCAGGCCCTGGCCGAGGTGGATTGGCTGGACTCCGTCGCCTTCCGCGACTTCGGCCCGTTCCACGCCGTACGCGCCGACCTGCTGGCCCGGCTGGGCCGCGGCGACGAGGCCGTCGCCGCCTACGACCGCGCCCTGGCCCTGGACCCGGCTCCGGCCGAGCGCCTGTGGCTGGAGCGGCGGCGGGGGCAGGCGGCGATGCGATGA